TCACCATGAGGCTATCATCAAGAATATAGGCCAGGTTATACAACCCGAGATAACCATAGTATTCCCATGTCGGCAACTGCTGCATCGTGAGAATCTGTGTGTAGAGCGCAGGGAATCCGGCTGTACAGAGCAATTCAATCGTATTCACCAGGCAGGCCAGGACAATGACACCTGCTATTGCACCGGTGAGGTGTTCGGCTTGAAGGATGCGCCGGATGTGGGCGTAGAGTCCGGGCTTCGCGGACTCGGGGATACTCAGCGAAATGCCTCGATGGAGAGCAAAGAAATCTTTTACATTCACCACTCCCATGAAGAATGCGATGCCCCCCAGTCCAATTTGCACGGCCCGTGAGAGGCCGATCAGAAGAAACATATTGAGCCAAGCGGCCATGAAGGCGAAGTAGAACAACCCACTCACAGCGACGAATATGCCCGCGATGAGCGCCATCTTCCGTCGATCTCGTAGATTGACCAGCAGCGACAGGAGAAAAAGCAGGACCCACATGGCGCAAGGATTGAAGCCGTCAAGTAGGCCGATGAGAACGGTGAATAGGGGAAGACCCAGCTCGTGAACGCGAAGTCGGCCGAACCATCCCGTCTCAATACCCTCGACAGATGGATGCGAGATGACGCCTGCTGCATTCTGGTCCAGCTTGGCGCGAATCTCAGTTCCAGTCGTGTCGGATGAGTGAAATCCGACGATCACCTCTGTGCCGATGAGAAATGTCGGCACACCGATGGTGGTGATGCCTCGGTCCTTCGCCAATGCTGCCAGTCGCTGCCGTCCAGCCGAGTCCGTAGCGATGTCGTAGAGGGCAATGTGAAGCGACGGGCGCTCACGCCGAAGGTCGTCGAGAAAGACCTTCGCGGCTTCGCAATGGGGACATCCGGCTCGAATGAAC
This region of Nitrospira sp. genomic DNA includes:
- a CDS encoding NrdH-redoxin → MFIRAGCPHCEAAKVFLDDLRRERPSLHIALYDIATDSAGRQRLAALAKDRGITTIGVPTFLIGTEVIVGFHSSDTTGTEIRAKLDQNAAGVISHPSVEGIETGWFGRLRVHELGLPLFTVLIGLLDGFNPCAMWVLLFLLSLLVNLRDRRKMALIAGIFVAVSGLFYFAFMAAWLNMFLLIGLSRAVQIGLGGIAFFMGVVNVKDFFALHRGISLSIPESAKPGLYAHIRRILQAEHLTGAIAGVIVLACLVNTIELLCTAGFPALYTQILTMQQLPTWEYYGYLGLYNLAYILDDSLMVTIAVVTLSRRKLQERAGRWLKLTGGAVMLSLGLVLILKPQWLGF